From a single Oscillospiraceae bacterium genomic region:
- the argS gene encoding arginine--tRNA ligase, which yields MNDSVFLTAKQQADELVKTALYALTAEGTLPDCPAPRYTIEVPADRKNGDFAANAAMAGAKAYRLPPRKLAELLVGKFDFVNTFFARAEIAGPGFINFFLSDAFYAAAVNEVLSLSSKFGGTSFGGGKKVLIEFVSANPTGPAHMGNARGGALGDCLAAIMQTAGYEVGREFYVNDAGNQIAKFGLSLETRYLQLFEGEDKHPMPDDSYHGADIIEHAKSFAEQNGEKYVNADPAERKKALVAFALPKNVSYLRANMDKYRIRYDLWFYESSLYKMGEVERVIELLKNSGKTYTKNDALWFMVGDEPDCPDSDPNAEDEELPAEETSGETGKVFHKDFVLVRSNGYPTYIVPDIAYHYNKLVTRGFDLAIDVLGSDHHGYVKRLKQILPAVGVAEDRLEAILMQMVKLTRGGELVKMSKRTGNAITLTDLLDEIPTDAVRFLFNMRTPDSQMEFDLDLALEQTSQNPVYYTQYAHARICSIIKNLTAEGITHHEPTAAELALLITEEERNLIAFMTTLPSVVIDAAVTRDPSKVTRFAVSLATLFHKFYTECRVNTEDRALTNARLSLCLAVKTALCNILEMLKISTPESM from the coding sequence ATGAATGATTCCGTTTTCCTGACCGCAAAACAACAAGCCGACGAGTTGGTGAAAACCGCTCTTTATGCCCTGACCGCCGAAGGCACCCTGCCCGACTGTCCCGCGCCGCGTTATACCATCGAAGTCCCCGCAGACCGCAAAAACGGCGACTTCGCAGCCAACGCCGCAATGGCCGGCGCGAAGGCCTACCGGCTGCCGCCGCGAAAACTGGCCGAACTGCTGGTCGGAAAATTTGATTTTGTCAATACTTTTTTTGCCCGCGCCGAGATCGCCGGCCCCGGTTTTATCAACTTCTTTTTGTCCGACGCGTTTTATGCCGCGGCGGTCAATGAGGTGTTGTCCCTCAGCAGCAAATTCGGCGGCACTTCCTTCGGTGGCGGCAAAAAAGTTCTCATTGAATTCGTCTCGGCCAACCCGACCGGCCCCGCGCATATGGGCAACGCCCGCGGCGGCGCTTTGGGCGACTGCCTCGCCGCGATCATGCAAACCGCCGGTTACGAGGTCGGCCGCGAGTTTTACGTCAACGACGCAGGCAACCAGATCGCCAAATTCGGCCTGTCGCTCGAGACCCGCTACTTGCAGCTTTTTGAGGGCGAGGACAAGCACCCCATGCCCGACGATTCCTATCACGGCGCAGATATCATTGAACACGCCAAGTCCTTCGCCGAACAAAACGGCGAAAAATACGTCAACGCAGATCCCGCCGAGCGTAAAAAGGCGCTGGTCGCGTTCGCGCTGCCCAAAAACGTCTCTTACCTGCGCGCCAATATGGACAAATACCGCATCCGTTACGATCTTTGGTTCTACGAGAGTTCCTTATATAAAATGGGCGAAGTCGAGCGCGTGATTGAACTGCTCAAAAACAGCGGTAAGACCTATACAAAAAACGACGCGCTTTGGTTTATGGTTGGGGACGAACCCGACTGTCCCGATTCAGACCCCAACGCCGAAGACGAGGAACTGCCTGCCGAAGAAACCTCCGGTGAAACCGGAAAAGTTTTTCATAAAGATTTTGTACTGGTGCGTTCCAACGGCTATCCGACCTATATCGTGCCGGATATCGCCTATCATTATAATAAACTGGTCACCCGGGGCTTCGATCTCGCCATCGACGTGCTGGGCAGCGACCACCACGGCTATGTCAAACGCCTGAAGCAGATTCTGCCTGCCGTCGGCGTCGCAGAAGACCGGCTCGAGGCGATCTTGATGCAGATGGTCAAGCTGACACGGGGCGGCGAACTCGTCAAGATGAGTAAACGCACCGGCAACGCCATCACCCTGACCGACCTGCTCGACGAAATTCCCACCGACGCGGTGCGTTTTCTGTTCAACATGCGCACCCCAGACAGCCAGATGGAATTCGATCTCGACCTTGCGTTGGAGCAAACCTCGCAAAACCCGGTATACTATACCCAGTATGCCCACGCCCGTATCTGCAGCATCATCAAGAATCTGACCGCCGAAGGCATTACCCACCACGAGCCCACGGCTGCCGAACTCGCCCTGCTGATCACCGAAGAAGAGCGCAATCTGATTGCCTTTATGACCACACTGCCGTCGGTTGTCATCGATGCAGCCGTCACCCGTGACCCGTCCAAAGTTACGCGGTTTGCGGTCAGCCTTGCCACTTTGTTCCATAAATTCTACACCGAGTGCCGTGTCAACACCGAGGACAGAGCCCTGACCAACGCACGGTTGTCTTTGTGCCTCGCCGTCAAGACGGCGCTTTGCAACATTCTCGAAATGCTCAAAATCTCGACGCCCGAGTCGATGTAA
- a CDS encoding DUF1934 domain-containing protein gives MKKQPVKLHITGTQFTDPDQTVSDFFVEGKMKNENGELYLEYPEPVEHGLGEVTTVLRYDGKLLKLERDGESGLLIEKGRRHICQYHTPLGDVYIGVNGGDIKITDSPDRLDMEIDYAIDINTSLASRNNIKIKAQRL, from the coding sequence ATGAAAAAACAACCCGTCAAACTGCATATCACCGGCACCCAGTTCACCGATCCCGATCAGACGGTCAGCGACTTTTTCGTCGAGGGCAAGATGAAAAACGAAAACGGCGAGCTCTATCTGGAATATCCCGAACCCGTCGAACACGGGTTGGGTGAAGTCACCACCGTGCTGCGCTACGACGGCAAACTGCTCAAACTTGAACGCGACGGCGAGAGCGGCTTACTGATCGAAAAAGGGCGACGACATATCTGCCAGTATCATACGCCGCTCGGCGATGTCTACATAGGGGTTAACGGCGGCGATATCAAGATCACCGACAGCCCCGACCGGTTGGACATGGAGATTGACTACGCCATCGACATCAACACCTCTCTCGCCAGCCGCAACAACATCAAAATCAAGGCCCAGCGCCTTTAA
- the murI gene encoding glutamate racemase, translating into MRVENPIGIFDSGLGGLTVLREVVRLLPHENIVYFGDTARVPYGSRPETTINKYAAQDAAFLMTKNIKAMVVACGTVSSVSGKALQSSVGIPFFDVVSAGAAEAVNFADKGEIAVLGTLATIRSHSHRSLITAAKPNAQIVEQACPLFVPLVENGHTDPDDPIANEAANFYLKKIAERRPAAAILACTHYPLLRQTIQNHLPGIILIDPAVEAAKRIAAFLAGEHLNNQNGGALEFYVSDRPEAFELFAKDTLNDLPHMGNHSCTLVDIDQY; encoded by the coding sequence ATGCGCGTTGAAAACCCCATCGGCATTTTTGACTCGGGCCTCGGCGGGCTGACCGTTCTTCGGGAAGTGGTTCGATTGCTCCCCCATGAGAACATTGTCTATTTCGGAGACACCGCGCGCGTGCCTTACGGTTCCCGACCCGAAACCACAATCAATAAATATGCCGCCCAGGACGCCGCCTTTTTAATGACCAAAAATATCAAAGCCATGGTCGTCGCCTGCGGAACCGTCAGCTCCGTCTCGGGGAAAGCGCTTCAAAGCAGCGTCGGCATTCCGTTTTTTGATGTCGTCTCGGCAGGTGCTGCGGAAGCCGTAAATTTTGCGGACAAAGGTGAAATCGCCGTACTCGGTACACTGGCAACCATCCGAAGCCATAGCCACCGCTCGCTGATCACCGCCGCAAAACCCAACGCACAAATCGTCGAGCAGGCCTGCCCGCTGTTTGTTCCGCTGGTTGAAAACGGCCATACCGACCCGGACGACCCGATTGCCAATGAAGCGGCGAACTTCTATCTCAAAAAAATCGCGGAACGCAGACCGGCGGCGGCGATACTGGCCTGTACCCATTATCCCCTGCTCCGGCAGACCATTCAAAATCACCTGCCCGGCATCATATTGATTGATCCTGCAGTAGAAGCCGCCAAACGAATCGCCGCTTTCTTAGCGGGAGAACATCTGAATAATCAAAACGGCGGCGCGCTTGAATTTTACGTCTCAGACCGACCCGAAGCTTTCGAGCTCTTTGCCAAAGACACTTTAAATGATCTGCCTCACATGGGCAATCACTCCTGTACCTTGGTCGATATCGACCAATACTAA